The Cervus elaphus chromosome 21, mCerEla1.1, whole genome shotgun sequence genome window below encodes:
- the CA2 gene encoding carbonic anhydrase 2, translated as MSHHWGYGPHNGPEHWHKDFPIANGERQSPVDVDTKAVVSDAALKPLSLLYGQATSRRMLNNGHSFNVEFDDSQDKAVLKDGPLTGTYRLVQFHFHWGSSDDRGSEHTVDKKKYAAELHLVHWNTKYGDFGTAAQQPDGLAVVGVFLKVGDANPALQKVLDALDSVKTKAKSADFPNFDPSSLLPNVLDYWTYPGSLTTPPLLESVTWVVLKEPISVSSQQMSKFRTLNFNAEGEPELQMVDNWRPAQPLKNRKVRGFPK; from the exons ATGTCCCATCACTGGGGATACGGCCCGCACAACG GCCCCGAACACTGGCATAAGGACTTCCCCATCGCCAACGGCGAGCGCCAGTCACCGGTTGATGTTGACACCAAGGCCGTCGTTTCTGATGCTGCTCTGAAGCCTCTGTCCCTTCTCTATGGGCAAGCAACTTCGCGGAGAATGCTCAACAACGGTCACTCTTTCAACGTGGAGTTTGATGACTCCCAGGACAAAGCAG tgctGAAAGACGGACCTCTTACTGGCACTTACAGATTagttcagtttcactttcactggggTTCATCTGATGACCGAGGTTCTGAGCATACTGTGGATAAGAAGAAATATGCTGCAGAG CTACACTTGGTTCACTGGAACACCAAGTACGGGGACTTTGGAACAGCAGCGCAGCAGCCTGATGGACTGGCCGTTGTGGGTGTTTTTTTGAAG GTTGGTGATGCTAACCCAGCTCTCCAGAAAGTCCTTGACGCGCTGGATTCTGTTAAAACAAAG GCTAAGAGTGCCGACTTCCCTAACTTCGATCCTTCCAGCCTCCTTCCTAACGTCTTGGACTACTGGACCTACCCTGGCTCACTGACCACCCCTCCTCTCCTCGAAAGCGTGACCTGGGTCGTGCTCAAAGAACCCATCTCCGTTAGCAGTCAGCAG aTGTCGAAATTCCGTACTCTTAACTTCAACGCGGAGGGTGAGCCTGAACTTCAGATGGTGGACAACTGGCGTCCGGCTCAGCccctgaaaaacagaaaagtcagAGGTTTCCCCAAATAA